A stretch of bacterium DNA encodes these proteins:
- a CDS encoding YifB family Mg chelatase-like AAA ATPase encodes MKQKIASGFARVFSAQPALPNAAPVSVECDIVKGLHAFTIVGLPDKSVEEAKDRLASAIKNSGLESPKRSNKKIVLSLAPAGLKKEGAVFDLPMALSFLLASEQVKFDPAGRLFAGELALDGEIRPIRGTLSIASIAQKEGFTDVYVPRTNADEAALISGLNIHPLDDLSQTLEVLRSKGTPHRRRVIAATHDDNALDDVRGQESAKRALVIAMAGGHNIALYGPPGTGKTMLARAAVSILPDLSEEEMIEVTTIHSLSGTLQGDVVRRPPLRTPHHTSSYASLIGGGSSSPRPGEVTLAHRGVLFLDEFPEFHRDVIQALREPLEDSVVSVARSKGSSVFPANFMLIAALNPCPCGYWGSNRCECMPHAVEKYRRKISGPIADRIDMWVTVPEIPLENLTRKSKAGHSESKAAREAVLHARERQHARFLGTKLRMNADMRARDIETHAALSDSAEKALVQAAERMKLSARGFHRTIKLARTIADLASSESIETPHMLEALQYRAREL; translated from the coding sequence ATGAAGCAGAAGATCGCGTCCGGTTTCGCACGCGTATTCAGCGCCCAGCCCGCGTTGCCGAATGCAGCGCCGGTCTCCGTCGAATGCGATATCGTGAAAGGCCTGCACGCCTTCACCATCGTCGGTCTTCCTGATAAATCCGTCGAGGAAGCGAAGGATCGTCTTGCCTCGGCGATCAAGAACAGCGGTCTCGAATCCCCGAAACGCAGCAACAAGAAGATCGTACTTTCCCTTGCCCCCGCCGGACTCAAGAAGGAGGGCGCGGTCTTCGACTTGCCGATGGCGCTCTCGTTCCTGCTGGCGTCCGAACAAGTGAAGTTCGATCCAGCAGGCAGATTGTTTGCAGGGGAACTGGCGCTTGATGGCGAGATCCGACCGATCCGCGGCACGCTTTCCATCGCCTCTATCGCACAGAAAGAAGGATTCACTGATGTGTACGTGCCGCGCACTAACGCCGATGAAGCAGCACTCATCTCAGGATTGAATATCCATCCACTCGATGACCTCTCACAGACACTCGAGGTTCTGCGATCGAAGGGGACGCCGCATCGGCGACGCGTCATTGCAGCAACTCACGATGACAATGCGCTCGATGATGTGCGCGGACAGGAAAGCGCGAAACGCGCACTCGTCATCGCTATGGCCGGAGGACACAATATCGCCCTCTACGGCCCGCCCGGCACCGGAAAGACCATGCTCGCGCGCGCCGCTGTTTCAATTCTGCCCGACCTCTCAGAAGAAGAGATGATCGAGGTGACGACTATTCATTCTTTGTCGGGCACTCTTCAGGGCGATGTGGTCCGACGCCCGCCCCTGCGTACACCACATCACACGTCATCCTATGCATCGCTCATCGGCGGCGGCTCTTCCAGTCCGCGACCTGGCGAAGTCACGCTCGCACACCGCGGCGTCCTGTTTCTCGATGAATTTCCTGAATTCCACCGTGATGTGATCCAAGCGCTCCGCGAACCTCTCGAGGACAGCGTGGTGAGCGTCGCACGTTCCAAAGGATCGTCGGTTTTTCCCGCGAATTTCATGCTGATCGCCGCACTCAATCCCTGCCCGTGCGGATACTGGGGATCGAATAGGTGCGAATGCATGCCGCATGCGGTCGAAAAATACCGACGGAAGATCAGTGGCCCTATCGCTGATCGTATTGATATGTGGGTGACGGTCCCTGAAATACCGCTCGAAAATCTCACGCGCAAAAGCAAGGCGGGACATTCAGAATCGAAAGCGGCTCGTGAGGCAGTGCTCCATGCTCGTGAACGGCAACATGCGCGTTTCCTCGGGACAAAGTTACGGATGAACGCCGACATGCGAGCTCGAGACATCGAAACTCATGCCGCACTCAGCGATAGCGCCGAGAAAGCCCTCGTACAAGCGGCAGAGCGCATGAAGTTATCCGCACGAGGCTTTCATCGCACCATCAAGCTTGCCCGCACCATCGCCGACCTTGCCTCATCCGAAAGCATCGAGACCCCTCACATGCTCGAAGCGCTCCAATATCGTGCACGCGAGCTCTAA
- a CDS encoding peptidoglycan DD-metalloendopeptidase family protein — MQSFFRPKAQALSDSKQSVQTMPILEASMSPNPARGGAEVVIEDGMAVRAAGGFAGETVIPSKDAISIYIVREGDTLSQIADMFEVSVNTIKWANNITGPIKPGQMLTILPVSGLKYTVKKGDTLESIAKKYKGDKGEISQFNGLTGPLAAGDVIIIPNGQETYEPDPAKSGSKVAATSQSSSYSGYYTNPLPGGRRTQGIHGTNGVDLAAPVGTPIVAAAGGDVIIALEGGWNGGYGSYVVIRHDNGTQSLYAHMSSVAAGKGQRVNAGQVIGYVGNTGRSTGAHLHFEIRGGPRNPF, encoded by the coding sequence ATGCAATCTTTCTTCCGTCCGAAGGCCCAGGCCCTCTCCGATAGCAAGCAGTCGGTCCAGACCATGCCCATCCTTGAGGCGAGCATGAGCCCGAATCCGGCTCGTGGCGGTGCAGAAGTCGTCATTGAAGACGGCATGGCAGTCCGTGCGGCTGGCGGTTTTGCTGGAGAGACCGTCATTCCATCCAAGGACGCGATCAGCATCTATATCGTCCGCGAGGGAGACACCCTCTCCCAGATCGCCGACATGTTCGAGGTCTCGGTCAATACCATCAAGTGGGCGAACAACATCACCGGCCCCATCAAGCCGGGTCAGATGCTCACGATCCTCCCGGTCTCCGGCCTCAAATACACCGTAAAGAAGGGTGATACGCTCGAGAGCATCGCGAAGAAGTACAAGGGAGATAAGGGCGAGATCTCCCAGTTCAACGGCCTCACCGGCCCCCTCGCTGCCGGCGATGTCATCATCATCCCGAACGGCCAGGAGACGTATGAGCCCGATCCGGCCAAGAGCGGCTCGAAGGTCGCCGCGACATCGCAGAGTTCGTCATATTCCGGCTACTACACCAATCCGCTTCCGGGCGGCCGCCGCACGCAGGGCATCCACGGCACGAACGGCGTCGACCTCGCTGCCCCAGTCGGTACCCCGATCGTCGCAGCAGCCGGTGGAGACGTCATCATCGCCCTCGAAGGTGGCTGGAACGGCGGGTACGGCTCCTATGTTGTCATCCGTCACGACAACGGAACCCAGTCGCTCTACGCACACATGTCATCGGTCGCTGCTGGTAAGGGGCAGCGCGTGAATGCAGGTCAGGTCATCGGATATGTCGGCAACACGGGTCGTTCGACCGGCGCCCACCTGCACTTCGAGATCCGCGGTGGCCCACGGAATCCGTTCTAG
- a CDS encoding UvrD-helicase domain-containing protein, which yields MEYLAGLNERQKEAVLHIQGPLLIVAGAGAGKTKTITNRAAYMIKSGIPAHKILAVTFTNKAAAEMRNRISSLLLPGEKTGAPFTTTFHSLGVRLLREFSDAAGIPRAFVIWDRDDSIRALKRVLVAAGLENRFPPRQVLSRISKEKGNGMNAETFLNQASSHYAQSIAEAWLGYEKALKEEGALDFDDLLLRTLSLLRNSPETLAKIQHRWQHLTIDEYQDTNAAQYEIARLIAGDRHNICAVGDIDQNIYSWRGADISHLLSFEKTFPGTKVVLLEENYRSTQTILTAANAVISKNTRRFDKRLITGNPTGEAITLFAGDTDRDEAFFVARSVRELLGSGVKASEIAVLFRENFQSRSLEEAFISVGLPYRVLGVRFFDRAEVKDALAYLRGALNPASFTDFSRAAGVPSRGIGKTTLEKIAAGKEDTLAAAARTKIANFRSVLESIRNDIHTLRASEAVRSMLTRSGLEAMLANGSEEERERLNNVFELVAHSTRYDTLPAPEGIERLLEDAALMGEQDALQDRQEAVSLMTVHASKGLEFDAVFVTGMEHGLFPSERESDGERDNEEERRLFYVALTRARKFLYLTLAGSRLRYGSREMTIPSTFLEDIDSRLITYAHDHLGGDRIIR from the coding sequence GTGGAATATCTTGCAGGACTCAACGAACGGCAGAAAGAGGCAGTCCTGCACATCCAAGGCCCCCTTCTTATCGTCGCCGGCGCAGGTGCCGGAAAGACCAAGACCATCACCAACCGGGCCGCCTACATGATCAAGAGCGGCATTCCCGCTCACAAGATCCTCGCCGTCACCTTTACCAACAAGGCGGCAGCCGAAATGCGTAATCGCATCTCCAGCCTGCTGCTGCCGGGCGAGAAGACCGGGGCGCCGTTTACGACCACCTTCCACTCTCTGGGCGTCCGCCTCCTCAGGGAATTCTCGGATGCTGCCGGCATCCCGCGAGCGTTCGTGATCTGGGATCGCGACGACAGCATACGCGCCCTCAAACGTGTCTTGGTAGCGGCCGGTCTCGAGAACCGCTTCCCACCCCGTCAGGTCCTCAGTCGCATCTCAAAGGAGAAGGGGAACGGAATGAACGCAGAAACCTTCCTCAACCAGGCATCTTCCCATTACGCACAATCCATTGCAGAGGCGTGGCTTGGCTATGAGAAAGCCCTTAAAGAAGAAGGGGCTTTGGATTTCGATGACCTTCTTCTGCGCACACTCTCCCTGTTAAGGAACAGTCCGGAGACCCTGGCCAAAATCCAGCATCGCTGGCAGCATCTCACGATCGACGAGTACCAGGATACGAATGCGGCTCAGTATGAGATCGCTCGTCTTATCGCGGGAGATAGGCACAACATCTGTGCCGTGGGGGATATCGACCAGAATATCTACAGCTGGCGCGGCGCAGACATCTCGCACCTGCTCTCGTTCGAGAAAACCTTCCCGGGAACCAAAGTCGTCCTCCTTGAGGAGAATTACCGCTCGACGCAGACCATTCTCACCGCGGCGAATGCCGTCATCTCGAAAAATACACGCCGCTTCGACAAGCGACTCATCACGGGGAACCCGACCGGTGAAGCAATCACCCTCTTCGCAGGGGACACTGATCGCGATGAAGCATTCTTTGTCGCCCGATCGGTGCGCGAACTGCTTGGCTCAGGAGTGAAAGCATCGGAAATCGCGGTCCTCTTCAGGGAAAACTTCCAGTCACGATCCCTCGAAGAAGCCTTCATCTCCGTGGGACTTCCGTACCGCGTCCTCGGCGTGCGATTCTTCGATCGCGCTGAAGTGAAGGACGCGCTCGCGTATCTGCGCGGCGCCCTCAATCCTGCCAGCTTCACCGACTTCTCTCGTGCTGCGGGCGTTCCTTCACGAGGCATCGGCAAGACGACTCTTGAGAAGATCGCGGCAGGAAAGGAGGACACCCTCGCCGCTGCCGCGCGAACCAAAATCGCGAACTTCCGATCAGTGCTCGAGAGTATCCGCAATGACATTCACACCCTGCGGGCATCAGAAGCAGTCCGATCCATGCTGACAAGGAGCGGACTCGAGGCCATGCTTGCCAATGGATCAGAAGAGGAGCGCGAGCGCCTCAATAACGTATTCGAACTCGTCGCACACTCGACACGCTATGACACGCTTCCTGCGCCCGAAGGTATCGAGCGCCTTTTGGAAGATGCCGCACTCATGGGGGAACAGGACGCACTTCAAGACCGACAGGAAGCTGTCTCCCTCATGACCGTCCACGCCTCGAAAGGGCTCGAATTCGATGCCGTCTTCGTCACCGGCATGGAACATGGCCTTTTCCCGTCAGAGAGAGAAAGTGATGGGGAGCGGGACAACGAAGAGGAGCGCCGATTGTTTTATGTCGCCCTCACACGAGCGAGGAAATTCTTGTACCTCACGCTCGCCGGCAGCCGTCTCAGGTACGGCTCACGGGAGATGACCATCCCTTCGACATTCCTAGAGGATATCGATTCCCGTCTCATCACCTACGCACACGACCATCTGGGAGGAGACCGTATCATCCGGTGA
- the rsmA gene encoding ribosomal RNA small subunit methyltransferase A, with product MRGAKLGQHFLNAQWVARDLVRSVGIREKETIIEVGPGRGALTKELLAQGATVIAIEKDPTLIPVLREAFAQELSSGQLKLIEGDIRDTTPATLDIESYSVAANIPYYITGEIIRHFLTAPEQPRAMSLLIQKEVAERIVARDGKESILSLSVKAYGNPSIVAKVPAGCFNPPPKVDSAILLVEDISREFFDTISEENFFKVVRTGFASKRKMLAGNLKGLFENSAQILQECGIDVKVRAEDVQLSQWKKIASTLRHG from the coding sequence ATGCGCGGCGCCAAACTCGGGCAACATTTTCTCAATGCACAATGGGTCGCACGAGATCTCGTGCGAAGTGTTGGGATTCGAGAGAAGGAAACAATCATCGAAGTCGGTCCGGGAAGGGGAGCCCTGACGAAAGAATTACTTGCGCAGGGCGCTACGGTAATTGCGATCGAGAAGGATCCGACGCTTATTCCTGTCTTACGCGAAGCATTTGCGCAGGAACTCAGCAGCGGGCAATTAAAGCTTATCGAGGGGGATATCCGCGACACGACACCAGCAACGCTCGATATCGAGAGCTACTCAGTAGCGGCGAATATCCCGTACTACATAACCGGGGAGATCATCCGCCATTTCCTTACGGCACCCGAACAGCCGCGCGCCATGTCGCTCCTCATTCAGAAGGAAGTGGCCGAGCGTATCGTCGCGCGGGATGGGAAAGAAAGCATCCTTTCGCTCTCGGTAAAGGCATATGGAAACCCTTCCATCGTGGCCAAAGTACCCGCTGGCTGTTTCAATCCTCCTCCAAAAGTCGACTCTGCGATCCTTCTCGTTGAAGACATATCAAGAGAATTCTTCGATACTATTTCTGAGGAGAATTTCTTCAAAGTAGTAAGAACGGGATTCGCATCAAAGCGAAAAATGCTCGCGGGGAATTTGAAGGGGTTGTTTGAAAATTCTGCCCAAATACTGCAAGAGTGCGGCATAGATGTGAAGGTGCGGGCGGAGGATGTGCAGCTTAGCCAGTGGAAGAAGATTGCGAGCACGCTGCGTCACGGATAA
- a CDS encoding PrgI family protein, with protein sequence MQFQVPQFIEVEDKIFGPLTFKQFVYITGGAGISYMLWRSLPIYVAVPFIALFGGLGISLAFFQYNGQPFIQSLEHAFFYFTRNKLYLWSNEEAINTRKKAATITTASATPYVPHLSDSKLHDLSWSLDIQERINAGTADAEDREQVSPLKDLVAPVRTAKDALI encoded by the coding sequence ATGCAGTTCCAGGTTCCTCAATTCATCGAGGTGGAGGACAAGATCTTCGGTCCGCTGACGTTCAAGCAGTTCGTCTATATCACGGGCGGAGCCGGTATTTCCTACATGCTCTGGCGATCGCTTCCGATCTACGTCGCCGTCCCATTCATCGCACTCTTCGGCGGCCTCGGGATCTCACTGGCCTTTTTCCAATACAACGGCCAACCGTTCATCCAATCCCTTGAGCATGCCTTTTTCTACTTCACCCGCAACAAGCTCTACCTTTGGAGCAACGAAGAAGCTATCAATACCCGTAAGAAGGCGGCAACTATCACCACCGCCTCGGCAACTCCCTACGTACCGCACCTCTCTGACAGCAAACTGCACGACCTTTCGTGGAGCTTGGATATCCAGGAGCGCATCAACGCCGGCACCGCCGACGCGGAGGATAGGGAACAGGTCTCGCCTCTGAAGGACTTGGTCGCTCCGGTACGCACCGCGAAGGACGCTCTCATTTGA
- a CDS encoding DUF87 domain-containing protein — MGLFDFLTKKSDEPAAVLPVLPEEIYRTGVLGLQDVIAPHALKISPRELDLGEKIARTFFVISYPRFLTTGWFAPIINMDKVIDVSIYVHPMDTNDMLRKFQKKVAEVQSQISAREEKGMVRDPVLDTAYSDLEKLRDSLQQAQERIFEVGLYLTIYGSTREEIDKTESEIRSILESRLVYIRPALFQQEQGFRSVIPLAGDELGVHTKLNSAPLSSIFPFISFDLTSDRGILYGINRHNSSLILFDRFSLENYNSVTFAKSGSGKSYTTKLEILRSLMFDTEVIVIDPEREYEYLAETVGGRYFNISLSSEHHINPFDLPIPREDEAPSDVLRNNIITLVGLFRIMLGGLTPEEDAIIDKAITETYALKDITADANFASIEPPLLSDFELVLSGMEGSESLVQRLSKYTKGTWSGFMNRPTNVDMNKKLVVFSVRDMEDDLKPVAMYIITHHIWNTVRKELRKRLLVIDEAWWMMKSQDTASFLFGIAKRGRKYYLGLSTITQDVNDFLTSPYGTAMITNSSIQILLRQSPTSVDLVQQTFKLSDEEKYLLLESDVGEGIFFAGLKHVAIKVIASYTEDQIITSDPSQILAIKKAKQELAASNEIPGGPAAPAARASAAEALKAMALKEASGTAQQASQEPLPPTSVQ; from the coding sequence ATGGGACTTTTTGATTTCCTTACGAAAAAGAGCGACGAGCCGGCAGCGGTCTTACCGGTCTTGCCGGAAGAAATCTATCGCACCGGCGTCCTTGGCCTGCAGGACGTCATCGCTCCGCACGCACTGAAGATCTCTCCGCGCGAACTCGATCTGGGGGAGAAGATCGCCCGCACCTTTTTCGTCATCTCGTACCCTCGCTTCCTCACGACCGGCTGGTTTGCGCCGATCATCAACATGGACAAGGTGATCGACGTCTCGATTTACGTCCATCCGATGGATACGAACGACATGCTTCGTAAGTTCCAGAAGAAAGTCGCGGAGGTACAGAGCCAGATCAGCGCTCGCGAGGAGAAGGGGATGGTGCGTGATCCGGTGCTGGACACCGCCTATTCAGACCTCGAAAAGCTCCGCGACAGCCTTCAGCAGGCACAAGAGCGCATCTTCGAAGTCGGGCTCTATCTCACCATCTACGGGTCCACCCGTGAGGAGATCGATAAGACGGAGAGCGAGATCCGCAGCATCTTGGAGTCACGCCTCGTGTACATCCGCCCCGCACTCTTCCAGCAGGAACAGGGCTTCCGCTCGGTCATCCCGCTCGCGGGCGACGAGCTGGGCGTGCACACCAAGCTTAATTCCGCACCGCTTTCCTCGATCTTCCCGTTCATTTCCTTCGACCTTACGTCGGATAGGGGAATCCTCTATGGCATCAATCGTCACAACTCGTCCCTCATCCTCTTCGATCGGTTCTCGCTCGAAAACTACAACTCGGTGACCTTTGCGAAGTCCGGCTCCGGTAAGTCGTATACGACGAAGCTGGAGATCCTGCGAAGCCTCATGTTCGATACCGAAGTCATCGTCATCGACCCGGAACGAGAATACGAATACCTTGCGGAAACCGTCGGCGGCCGCTACTTCAATATCTCACTCTCGTCTGAGCACCATATCAACCCGTTCGACCTTCCGATCCCACGCGAAGACGAAGCTCCGTCGGATGTGCTCCGTAACAACATCATTACGCTCGTGGGTCTTTTCCGCATCATGCTCGGCGGACTTACTCCGGAAGAGGACGCGATCATCGACAAGGCGATCACGGAGACCTACGCCCTCAAGGACATCACCGCCGATGCGAACTTCGCCTCGATCGAACCACCGCTTCTTTCTGACTTCGAGCTCGTCCTCAGCGGCATGGAGGGTTCGGAATCGCTCGTGCAACGACTCTCGAAATACACGAAGGGAACATGGTCGGGATTCATGAACCGCCCGACGAACGTGGACATGAACAAGAAGCTTGTCGTCTTTTCCGTACGCGACATGGAAGACGATCTGAAGCCGGTCGCGATGTACATCATCACCCACCACATCTGGAATACCGTCCGCAAGGAACTCCGCAAAAGATTGCTCGTCATCGATGAAGCGTGGTGGATGATGAAATCCCAAGACACCGCCTCCTTCCTCTTCGGTATCGCAAAGCGCGGCCGTAAGTACTATCTCGGCCTCTCGACGATCACCCAGGACGTGAACGACTTCCTCACTTCGCCCTATGGAACGGCCATGATCACCAACTCGTCGATCCAGATCCTCCTGCGCCAGTCACCGACATCAGTCGATCTCGTCCAGCAGACCTTCAAACTCTCCGATGAAGAGAAGTATCTCCTCCTCGAGTCGGATGTGGGGGAAGGAATCTTCTTCGCCGGTCTCAAACATGTCGCGATCAAGGTGATCGCCTCGTATACCGAGGACCAGATCATCACGTCAGACCCGTCCCAGATCCTTGCAATCAAGAAAGCGAAGCAGGAACTGGCTGCATCGAATGAAATCCCCGGTGGCCCTGCCGCACCGGCGGCCCGCGCAAGCGCCGCTGAAGCACTGAAGGCGATGGCTCTCAAGGAAGCGAGCGGCACTGCGCAACAGGCATCACAGGAACCGCTTCCACCGACCAGCGTCCAGTAG
- a CDS encoding membrane protein insertase YidC, with protein sequence MFKAAFFNFIYEPLYNGLVFLVDIVPAHDIGIAVVILTIFVKLILLPLSRQAIRTQALMREIAPEVERLKEKFKDKPEEQARAIFALYRERNIRPFATFFLIFLQLPILFGLYWVFWKGGFPAINADTLYAFVPAPERVNMEFLGMFDMSERSFFLAALTGLTQYLYTRLSMGKRKPRVKEENPTFSSDMAHSFDLQARYVLPLLFAGISSTLAAALPLYWTTSNVFMIAQEFVMGRRFREPAKETASETAK encoded by the coding sequence ATGTTCAAAGCTGCTTTCTTCAATTTCATCTACGAGCCGCTCTATAACGGACTCGTGTTTCTGGTGGATATCGTGCCGGCGCACGACATCGGCATCGCGGTCGTCATTCTTACTATTTTCGTCAAATTGATCCTCCTCCCCCTCTCTCGACAGGCAATCCGTACCCAGGCCCTGATGCGCGAGATTGCTCCCGAGGTAGAACGACTCAAGGAGAAATTCAAAGACAAGCCTGAAGAGCAGGCTCGTGCCATCTTCGCGCTCTATCGCGAACGTAACATCCGTCCGTTTGCGACGTTCTTCCTTATTTTCCTCCAGCTCCCGATCCTGTTCGGTCTCTACTGGGTCTTCTGGAAAGGCGGTTTCCCTGCCATCAATGCGGATACGCTCTATGCCTTCGTTCCTGCGCCGGAGCGTGTGAACATGGAGTTCCTGGGCATGTTCGACATGTCTGAGCGCAGTTTCTTCTTGGCGGCGCTTACGGGCCTCACCCAGTATCTCTATACCCGTCTTTCCATGGGCAAGCGTAAGCCACGTGTAAAGGAGGAGAACCCGACGTTCTCGTCGGACATGGCCCACAGTTTCGATCTGCAGGCACGTTATGTCCTTCCTCTTCTTTTTGCCGGCATCTCATCGACACTTGCGGCGGCGCTCCCGCTCTACTGGACTACGAGCAACGTCTTCATGATCGCCCAGGAGTTCGTGATGGGTCGCCGGTTCCGCGAACCTGCGAAGGAAACGGCTTCCGAAACAGCGAAATAG
- a CDS encoding ribonuclease P protein component: MPAHYRLSRADFTRMRGFKRVHGTLFSLSFGTLPDRSSPGFACVVSAKIAPRANTRNLIKRRARAAVQRALPRLSPGVALVFYAKKPATEADAARIRSEIFALARKSGNSID, from the coding sequence ATGCCGGCACACTATCGACTTTCCCGAGCCGATTTCACGCGGATGCGGGGCTTCAAAAGGGTGCATGGCACCCTTTTCTCGCTGTCGTTCGGTACCTTGCCGGACAGGAGTAGTCCTGGATTTGCCTGCGTGGTCTCGGCCAAGATCGCTCCCCGAGCGAATACGCGCAATCTCATCAAGCGACGTGCGCGAGCTGCTGTGCAGCGGGCACTCCCTCGCCTCTCTCCCGGGGTAGCTCTTGTTTTCTATGCAAAAAAGCCGGCAACTGAGGCTGACGCAGCTCGGATCCGGAGTGAAATCTTCGCTCTGGCACGTAAGAGCGGCAATAGTATCGATTGA
- the rpmH gene encoding 50S ribosomal protein L34, which produces MKRNYQPKKIKRVRTHGFRARLKTKTGKRVIQRRMRKGRARLAL; this is translated from the coding sequence ATGAAGCGAAACTACCAGCCGAAGAAGATCAAGCGTGTCCGCACGCACGGTTTCCGTGCACGCCTCAAGACCAAGACGGGTAAGCGCGTCATCCAGCGCCGTATGCGTAAGGGTCGCGCCCGCTTGGCACTCTAA
- the dnaA gene encoding chromosomal replication initiator protein DnaA, with translation MMTNRELWQNALVQIELGTSEASFRTWFRNTDIVSRDANIVQIAVPSKIVKEWLMDKHHKLILGTLRSLDNTIRSVEYVVHRSAGEPRRQEKPQPQQQNAALDLGTLYIDKRDNLNPRYTFDTFVVGPFNQLAHAAAKAVIERPGLAYNPFFVYGSSGHGKTHLIQAIGNHFKKMHTNKKVFYVSSERFAVDFINAVSRGRANEFKDQYRQYDVLIMDDVQFMAEKERTQEELFHLFNAMHDNNKQIIFSSDKHPMLLPGFEDRIRGRLSAGVIMEIPEPDVESRTAIIKAKVEQLGFSLADDIVGHIAESVRGNIRELEGILNMIVCKSQLKGKAISLPDVRALIKHNVRPNKGVSVEEVVRRIAQYYEVAEKSIYEKTRKKEVVKPRQIIMYVLREEFSVSYPSIGEKLGGRDHTTVIHSCEKIKEEIKRNNSLEQELEHIRTLVHA, from the coding sequence ATGATGACTAATCGAGAATTGTGGCAGAACGCCCTCGTCCAGATAGAGCTTGGCACCTCCGAAGCCTCATTCCGTACCTGGTTCCGTAATACGGACATCGTCTCGAGAGACGCCAATATCGTCCAGATCGCCGTTCCCTCCAAGATCGTCAAAGAGTGGCTCATGGATAAGCACCATAAGCTCATCTTAGGGACCCTTCGCTCGCTCGATAACACCATCCGCTCCGTCGAATACGTAGTCCATCGCTCAGCAGGGGAGCCTCGCCGCCAAGAGAAGCCACAACCACAACAGCAGAATGCTGCCTTAGATCTGGGAACCCTCTACATCGACAAGCGGGATAACCTCAACCCGCGATATACCTTCGATACGTTTGTCGTCGGCCCCTTCAATCAGCTCGCGCACGCGGCGGCAAAGGCGGTTATCGAGCGCCCGGGCCTCGCGTATAACCCGTTCTTCGTCTACGGCTCAAGCGGCCACGGCAAGACTCACCTCATCCAGGCGATCGGGAACCATTTCAAGAAGATGCACACCAACAAGAAGGTCTTCTACGTCTCTTCGGAACGTTTCGCGGTGGACTTCATCAATGCGGTCTCTCGTGGTCGCGCAAATGAGTTCAAGGATCAATACCGTCAATATGACGTCCTCATCATGGATGACGTGCAATTCATGGCGGAGAAGGAGCGCACCCAGGAAGAGCTCTTCCACCTCTTCAATGCGATGCACGACAATAACAAGCAGATCATCTTCTCGTCTGATAAGCACCCTATGCTGCTCCCGGGCTTCGAAGATCGAATCCGCGGCCGCCTCTCGGCAGGTGTCATCATGGAAATTCCTGAACCGGATGTGGAAAGTCGTACCGCGATCATCAAAGCGAAAGTCGAACAGCTCGGCTTCAGCCTTGCCGATGACATCGTAGGCCACATCGCCGAGAGCGTTCGTGGCAATATCCGCGAACTCGAGGGTATCCTCAACATGATCGTCTGCAAGTCCCAGCTTAAAGGGAAGGCGATTTCGCTTCCGGATGTCCGTGCACTCATCAAGCACAATGTCCGACCGAACAAGGGAGTCTCCGTCGAAGAGGTGGTGCGTCGCATTGCCCAGTACTACGAAGTCGCCGAGAAAAGCATCTACGAAAAGACTCGGAAGAAGGAAGTGGTCAAACCACGCCAGATCATCATGTACGTCTTGCGGGAAGAGTTCAGCGTGTCGTATCCTTCGATAGGGGAGAAACTGGGTGGCCGCGACCACACGACGGTCATCCACTCGTGCGAAAAGATCAAAGAAGAGATCAAGCGGAACAACTCGCTTGAACAGGAGCTCGAGCATATCCGCACGCTTGTCCACGCCTAG